TGTCGGGCGGCGCTCGCTACTCCCGCCCCCCGTCGACCGCCCGCGCCGGGGACTCGTCGGTCGCGGTGCCGGCCTCGCTCCGGCCCTCGTCCTCGCTCCCGTACTCAAGGTCGTCGGTGTAGTGGTCGATGCCGAGGACGAGCGCCACGCCGACGAGCGCGGCGGCGAGGAGCGCGGCGGCGGTGGCGGCGGTCAGCGCCCCGGTCTCGCTCGCGACGTTCGCCACCGGCAGGCGCAGCGCGCCCACCATCAGGCTCACGAGGAAGGTGAGCGTCGCCGCCCGGTAGTGCGCCAGGGCGTACTTGATGACGTGCGCGATGGTGAACAGGCCGACGACCGCGCCGACGCCGAAGACGGCGACGGTGCTCGCCGGTCCCGCGAGCGGGGCGACGTCGCCCGTCCGCGCGAACGCGACGATCCCCGCGACGAGCGCGCTCGGGACGCCGATGAGCGTCCCGTACTGCCCGAGGATGTAGAGGATGAACGACCCGGAGATGCCGGGGAGGATCATCGCCGTGATCGCGACCATCCCCGAGAAGAACAGCACGGGGGGCGTACTCGGGAGCGCGCCGTTGACCGAGGGGTCGGTCAGGAGGAACGCGAAGACGAACCCGGCGACCGCGACGAGGAGGCGTCGCGCCGTGTCGACCGAGACGTGCCTGTAGAGGACGATCGCCGAGGCGAGGATGAGACCGAAGAAGAAGGCGTTCATCTCGGCGGGGTACACCTCCAGGGCGGTCTCGAGCGCCTTCGAGAGCGTCACGACGGCGGTCACGATTCCCGCGCCCAGCACGAGCAGGAACGGGACGTCCATCTCGACGAGTCGATCACGCAGTCGGGCCCGGCCGTCGGCCGTCACGACGCCGGGCACCAGCGCGAGCGCGCGCGGGTCGAGGTTCGTGATGGCGGTGATGAGGCGCTCGTAGATGCCGGTGATGAGGGCGATCGTGCCCCCCGAGACGCCCGGTACGGTGTCGGCGGCCCCCATGAACGCGCCCTTCAGGTAGATCTCTGCCCAGTCGCGAAGTCCCATTCTCACGCTAGGCCGCTCCGGCCAGGGGGATGTGGGTTTCGGCCGGCGCGAGGGCGGACGTGACGGAGACCGTCGGCGCGGGGAGCGACGCGGCGGGCGTCGCGTTGGCCTCGCCCGTCGCGTTCGTCGCGTTCGCCCCCGTCACGTTCGTCCCGGAGGTGGCGTTCGCCCCGTCCGTCGTGCCCGCCGTCGCGTTCGCCCCGGTCGTGGCGTTGCCGGTCCCGGCCCCCTCGGGCGTCTCGACGCTCGACTTCTCGAGGGTCACCCGCACCGGGCCGTCGCGTTCGCCGATCACCTTCGCCTCGCTCACGTCGGCGGTGGCGTTCCACGTGGCGACCGAGGTGTTCCCCTTCCCCTCCTGCGTGAAGGCGACGAACTCGTAGGGGCCGGTCGCGCGGACGCTGACGTTGGTGCGTCCCTGCTCGGGACCCCACTGGTCGTAGCCGGTCGTGGAGTAGGGCAGGGTCATCTCGAAGTTCCCCTGCGCGTCGGTCTGCGCCTGCTGGGCGTAGGTGAACGTCTCCCCGTTCGGCATCTGCATCTGGACCCGCGCGGTCACCGTCGCGTTCGGCGGGCCGTCGCCGGTGACGTTCGCGCCCGGGACGCGCTCGAAGGTCTTCACCCACGGGGTCCCCCGGTGGGCGGACTCGCTTGCGTGGACCAGGCGGTAGTGTTCGAGCGCCGGGATGCGCTTCGTCGGCACCCCGTCGAGGCCGCCGATCTGGGCGGTCCCGTCCTCCCTCACGAACTGCTTCGCCTCGGCCATGCTGTCGAAGAAGCGCACGACGTTCGAGGCGTTGTCCGGCGTGCTCATGACGGTCCGGCCGTTGGAGAGGGTCCGCGGCTCCCAGTCGACGACGGGGACGCGTCCGTCCGGCAGGCGCGGGCTGGCGGCGCTCCCGTGGAACGTGAACAGCCGCACGCGCATGCTCTCGTAGTGACGCTCCTGGTGCAGCGTGACGACCGGCCGGCCGTTCGGGCCGTAGACGTAGGTGTAGAGGTCGGAGAGGCCGACGCCCTGCGTGTCGAAGACCGCGGGCGCGAAGTACTTGTTCGAACTGGTGTCCGCGAGCTTCCAGTCGATCATCACGTACCGCGTGTTCTGCTCGCCCTTCGTGGCGAGTTCGTTCGCGTACGTCTCGTTCGGCGCGAGCAGGAAGTCCGCGGCGTAGGTCGCGCCCTGCTGGAACGGGTTGGCGTTCGGGATGCGCTCGCCCTCGACGGTGATGTAGTGGCCGTAGTCCCACCACGACAGCACGCCGTAGGAGCCGGGGTACCGCTCCTCGTAGTCGAAGTTCTCGACGCGGTCGTACGTCCCATAGTACTTCATCGCCTCGCCGTCCGGGTTGTCGTACCGACCCTCCTCCGGGGTGTTGTTCGCCAGCCACTGGAGGCTCCCCTCCCACTGGGCGACCTCCCCGGGACCGGTGTAGGTCCCGGTCTGCGTGGCCTGGAACACG
The Halomarina pelagica DNA segment above includes these coding regions:
- a CDS encoding DUF368 domain-containing protein — encoded protein: MGLRDWAEIYLKGAFMGAADTVPGVSGGTIALITGIYERLITAITNLDPRALALVPGVVTADGRARLRDRLVEMDVPFLLVLGAGIVTAVVTLSKALETALEVYPAEMNAFFFGLILASAIVLYRHVSVDTARRLLVAVAGFVFAFLLTDPSVNGALPSTPPVLFFSGMVAITAMILPGISGSFILYILGQYGTLIGVPSALVAGIVAFARTGDVAPLAGPASTVAVFGVGAVVGLFTIAHVIKYALAHYRAATLTFLVSLMVGALRLPVANVASETGALTAATAAALLAAALVGVALVLGIDHYTDDLEYGSEDEGRSEAGTATDESPARAVDGGRE